One stretch of Janibacter limosus DNA includes these proteins:
- a CDS encoding segregation and condensation protein A, with protein sequence MEAPAATAPTPSPVTPSTEATVPGGVITKRGAEQAFTVHLDNFEGPFDLLLGLISKHQLDITEIALAKVTDEFMVHLRALQASEPSWDLGQTSEFLLVAATLLDIKASRLLPNTGDGDEEDLELIEARDLLFARLMQYRAFKDVAAQFGETLASTGRMTPRQAGLEPHLAALLPELVMSITPEQLAMIAARALTPKEPETVGLTHLHAPAVSVREQAVIVVDRLRAEGALSFRSLVRDAGTTLVVVARFLALLELFRDKQVTFDQPEALGDLEVSWTGSQEGTVDVGAEFDEGEPAPPSSEEKKSDE encoded by the coding sequence GTGGAGGCCCCCGCGGCCACTGCGCCCACCCCTTCGCCCGTCACCCCCTCCACCGAGGCCACCGTCCCCGGTGGAGTCATCACCAAGCGCGGGGCCGAGCAGGCCTTCACGGTGCACCTCGACAACTTCGAGGGGCCCTTCGACCTGCTGCTCGGCCTGATCAGCAAGCACCAGCTGGACATCACCGAGATCGCGCTGGCCAAGGTCACCGACGAGTTCATGGTGCACCTGCGGGCGCTGCAGGCCAGCGAGCCCTCCTGGGACCTGGGCCAGACGAGCGAGTTCCTCCTCGTCGCCGCGACCCTGCTCGACATCAAGGCCTCCAGGCTGCTGCCCAACACCGGCGACGGTGACGAGGAGGACCTCGAGCTGATCGAGGCCCGCGACCTGCTCTTCGCCCGCCTCATGCAGTACCGCGCCTTCAAGGACGTCGCCGCCCAGTTCGGTGAGACCCTCGCGAGCACCGGACGGATGACGCCACGGCAGGCCGGGTTGGAGCCGCACCTGGCCGCGCTCCTGCCCGAGCTCGTCATGAGCATCACCCCCGAGCAGCTGGCGATGATCGCCGCCCGCGCCCTCACCCCCAAGGAGCCCGAGACCGTCGGGCTCACCCACCTGCACGCCCCCGCCGTCAGTGTGCGGGAGCAGGCCGTCATCGTCGTCGACCGGCTCCGTGCCGAGGGCGCGCTGTCCTTCCGGTCGTTGGTGCGCGACGCCGGCACGACCCTCGTCGTCGTCGCCCGCTTCCTCGCCCTGCTCGAGCTCTTCCGCGACAAGCAGGTCACCTTCGACCAGCCGGAGGCCCTCGGGGACCTCGAGGTCAGCTGGACCGGCAGCCAGGAGGGCACCGTGGACGTCGGTGCCGAGTTCGACGAAGGGGAGCCCGCGCCCCCTTCGTCCGAGGAGAAGAAGTCCGATGAGTGA